One genomic region from Rhizomicrobium palustre encodes:
- a CDS encoding PIN domain-containing protein: MTLVDSNVLIDILSTTPDWFDWSMEQLVRRSHLGPLYFDEIVYAEIAVKSKSEMELDLALADLNLQLCPMPKSTLFLAGKVFGDYRRRGGTRGSNLPDFFIGAHAQVSGLPLLTRDTARYRRYFPDVELIAP; the protein is encoded by the coding sequence GTGACCCTCGTCGATAGCAATGTGCTCATCGACATTCTCAGCACCACGCCTGATTGGTTTGATTGGTCCATGGAGCAGCTTGTCCGCCGCTCTCATCTGGGGCCGCTTTACTTCGACGAAATCGTCTACGCCGAGATTGCGGTAAAGAGCAAAAGCGAGATGGAGCTGGACCTCGCTTTGGCCGATCTAAACTTGCAGCTTTGTCCAATGCCAAAATCCACCCTCTTCCTGGCGGGCAAAGTGTTTGGCGACTACCGTCGCCGGGGCGGTACGCGCGGCAGCAACCTGCCCGACTTCTTCATTGGCGCACATGCGCAAGTATCAGGCCTGCCACTTCTCACCCGCGATACCGCACGCTACCGCCGCTATTTCCCGGACGTGGAATTAATCGCACCGTAA
- a CDS encoding AbrB/MazE/SpoVT family DNA-binding domain-containing protein, which produces MVTTITSEGQITLPEELRDKAGIKPGDEVEITLGATGALVIQKPEAKRKSMDEYRQRLLEVANRGIISGITTDEIMEMTRGYSEDAEMEAGKP; this is translated from the coding sequence ATGGTTACGACCATCACCAGCGAGGGGCAGATCACCCTTCCCGAAGAATTGCGTGACAAAGCCGGGATCAAACCCGGTGATGAAGTCGAGATAACTCTCGGCGCTACAGGCGCGCTCGTGATCCAAAAGCCTGAGGCCAAGCGCAAATCCATGGATGAATACAGACAGCGTCTGCTGGAAGTTGCAAACCGCGGGATCATCAGCGGGATCACTACCGATGAGATCATGGAAATGACCCGCGGTTATAGTGAGGACGCGGAGATGGAGGCCGGGAAACCGTGA